From a single Brettanomyces bruxellensis chromosome 5, complete sequence genomic region:
- a CDS encoding uncharacterized protein (SECRETED:SignalP(1-17)), with protein MQFKLLSLSALVGAAAAATSSLNATITSTTSVAVASGCSFKSTYTATAQSDLDALSTCDAIKGDVYITGGIGAGSIANVKAIYGDLIISNATKLSTFSADSITAISGELNMESLTILSQFSMGSLISVGAINWVTLPALIQTGFKVVTDCNSIYISDTQLSSLDGLNPVNVETYNINNNLNLASIDSDVQTVSKALSISHNGDQTEVKFDDLKWANNLTFYSVTSISLASLQAINESAGFFESSVSALKFPLVATVGGDLTIENNDDLEKIDFSNLTTIGGGFVIENNTELKTINNLGDLKTITGAVVLKGDFDKCSLPSLKTVRGAFTVDTTGDFSCSDFDKLSKEGYIRGDYSCKASSSSSSVSGTKTSSSSETGSASSDSSSASSGSSSSSSSSSSKAGAAEILVSPVSVFGTAAALLIALF; from the exons ATGCAGTTCAAgcttctctctctttctgctttggttGGTGCCGCAGCCGCCGCCACCTCTTCATTAA ATGCCACCATCACATCCACAACTTCTGTTGCCGTTGCCTCAGGCTGCTCTTTCAAGAGCACCTACACTGCCACCGCACAATCCGACTTGGATGCTTTGTCGACATGTGATGCCATCAAAGGTGATGTTTACATCACCGGTGGTATCGGTGCCGGTTCGATTGCCAACGTTAAGGCCATCTATGGTGACTTGATCATCTCGAATGCCACAAAGCTCAGCACGTTCTCTGCAGACTCGATCACTGCCATCAGCGGTGAGTTGAACATGGAGAGTTTGACTATTTTGTCACAGTTCTCGATGGGTTCTTTGATCTCCGTCGGTGCCATCAACTGGGTTACTTTGCCAGCTTTGATCCAGACCGGTTTCAAGGTGGTCACGGACTGCAACTCGATCTACATCTCGGACACCCAGTTGAGCTCGTTGGACGGCTTGAACCCAGTCAACGTCGAAACTTacaacatcaacaacaacttgAACCTGGCCTCGATCGATTCCGACGTCCAGACCGTCTCCAAGGCCTTGTCCATCTCCCATAACGGTGACCAGACCGAGGTTAAGTTCGACGACTTGAAGTGGGCCAACAACTTGACCTTCTACTCTGTTACTTCGATCTCTCTGGCTAGCTTGCAGGCCATTAACGAGTCTGCCGGCTTCTTCGAGTCCTCCGTCTCTGCCTTGAAGTTCCCACTTGTTGCCACTGTTGGCGGTGACTTGACCATCGAGAACAACGACGACTTGGAGAAGATCGACTTCTCGAACTTGACTACCATCGGAGGTGGATTCGTCATCGAGAACAACACCGAATTGAAGACTATCAACAACCTCGGCGACCTCAAGACCATTACCGGTGCCGTTGTCCTCAAGGGTGACTTTGACAAGTGCTCTCTTCCAAGTTTGAAGACTGTCAGAGGTGCTTTCACCGTTGACACCACCGGAGACTTCAGCTGCTCCGACTTCGACAAGTTGTCCAAGGAGGGTTACATCAGAGGTGACTACAGCTGCAAggcttcttcatcttcatcctctgTCAGCGGAACCAAGacctcatcttcttccgaGACTggttctgcttcttctgaCAGCAGCTCAGCATCTTCAGGCTCATCATCCTCGTCCTCGTCTTCTTCAAGTAAGGCAGGTGCAGCCGAGATCCTCGTCAGCCCAGTTTCCGTCTTTGGAACTGCCGCCGCTCTTCTCATTGCCTTGTTCTAA
- a CDS encoding uncharacterized protein (SECRETED:SignalP(1-18)) encodes MKISRVFVLASILSIASASPSLKKRDESQNVLTDQIWTSTSSGKKVAVTPTAIDGVTVSASPVTDSATAWNSLDSSGIPYRVTPSVSDGKTTSASPTPTNSDYPESTGGAPPVLRCMNDRVPSSSTSGYPFCIKNGTELVVGETYWITWDPTYWGGSVDRVRLQTITYPLDDDADPLFNSDYISNNNGYYSWYVKSSYKSTSGYFWLTITPLVSSDNDLEHTGTKTGPLLRIIESASDASSKITRLPSDNGSGTTTASKSNNIKTIVPAVVVPVVVILFIAVAVILYFNRMKKKGVQPSVGGFFSTIRMKGSKRLTSSTNASTRVPSNVSIESSIDEHTLRTESISDNPFAGEQRQAL; translated from the coding sequence ATGAAGATTAGTAGAGTGTTCGTGCTGGCTTCCATTTTGAGTATAGCTTCCGCTTCACcaagcttgaaaaaaagagacgAGAGTCAGAATGTCTTAACCGACCAAATATGGACCTCTACATCAAGCGGGAAAAAGGTGGCAGTCACTCCTACTGCCATTGATGGTGTTACTGTATCTGCATCTCCAGTTACAGATTCTGCCACAGCCTGGAATTCTCTTGATTCATCTGGTATTCCTTATCGAGTTACTCCTTCAGTATCAGACGGCAAAACCACCTCAGCTTCTCCAACTCCGACAAATTCGGACTATCCGGAATCAACTGGTGGAGCTCCCCCTGTTCTTCGATGTATGAACGATCGTGTTCCTTCATCCAGCACTTCAGGTTATCCGTTTTGCATTAAAAACGGTACAGAGTTGGTTGTGGGAGAAACATATTGGATTACATGGGATCCCACATACTGGGGAGGAAGTGTTGATCGTGTTCGGTTGCAAACCATTACTTATCCTTTAGATGATGACGCCGATCCTTTGTTCAACAGCGATTACATCTCGAATAACAACGGTTATTACTCGTGGTATGTCAAGTCTTCCTATAAGAGCACAAGTGGCTACTTTTGGCTCACGATTACCCCATTAGTCAGCTCGGATAACGATCTAGAGCATACTGGCACAAAGACAGGTCCACTTTTAAGAATTATAGAGTCTGCTTCCGATGCCTCTAGTAAAATTACTAGGTTGCCATCCGATAACGGGTCTGGAACTACAACAGCATCCAAATCCAACAATATCAAGACTATTGTGCCTGCAGTTGTTGTTCCTGTTGTAGTGATTCTATTTattgctgttgctgttaTTCTTTACTTCAACCgtatgaaaaagaaaggcgTCCAGCCTTCAGTTGGTGGCTTTTTCAGCACTATCCGTATGAAAGGCTCCAAAAGATTAACTTCTTCCACCAATGCTTCTACCAGAGTTCCATCGAATGTTTCTATTGAATCTTCGATTGATGAGCATACTTTAAGAACCGAGTCTATTTCAGATAATCCGTTTGCAGGTGAGCAAAGGCAGGCTTTATAA
- a CDS encoding uncharacterized protein (BUSCO:EOG0926112A), which translates to MRFRNRFFHPESVARRAEDLVGVGQKEDALQTLYDFLTSRKIRGAEPTELESIGMLFAELGTEQQNGKLVKDGLHQFKKAVQVSDDGLKILEKVVRHFLELAEAQLTKVEKSAGAVVEAEEQKTAEAAAAAQKVLDTYEDDEENEEDEDGEGAAHFSISPEDILMSAVSTDDTADRSNRQLVVPWIRFLWECYRTTLDLLRNNSKLEVCYCFVCSRAFDFCVKYERRSEFRRLCELIRSHLQSVQRPNDRYPPTNPIDLSNADTLQRYLESRFAQLNAAVKLELWQEAFRSVEDVHTLMTQTKRQPKPSMLMNYYDDLAKIFAVSGDALFQAAAFQKYFSLLLQSPIATDDEKKRYASLQLLSALSVPEVGSGADDFNRRKFRRLASLLSIGSVPSRESLLKQATNSQSLLYADDLLKNLYVAFEDNFHPLTFARTIKPFFEAIESNASYGSYVEPLLNVAVDRIFREVSQVYQTIKVDFLVRLCTFEGSFKLSRLDIEKLLLEAARKNVVSIKIDQAADVIVFNSSPFSGSLENSLSLGAEKNAESGVLEAAIQQTPAELVRFQLSNLAKTLSESVKLIDVAETKSVDRELKEKSLERANAEFEDERQSIVQRAHILEHRKEELEKLKKLEGEKAAKERLEQQIAARKAEQERAEKEAERRQEEKRQRAIELERKKEKQELIKDVNSKGIISIDEKDAEKLDMDKLKEMQLEKLEKDKKDTQSKMEKLATRNDYLVRAERKYELALLQKNADKELAEQREEYERVKEKKIEMEKKKHEHEVRERDRLQRISSEFAKYASIAQEEEKAAFEKMKRAAQAELEKEKQQRIKEFIEKKRLEFQEEQQRKKEEEDRLKKEQEEELRVRAAEEQRRKAAEELMMKRDPQRRLYLELLEKEKTNSFANFSEKMKLRTLKRKYGGQ; encoded by the coding sequence ATGAGATTTAGAAATAGATTCTTCCACCCAGAGAGCGTGGCCAGGCGTGCAGAGGATTTGGTTGGCGTCggccaaaaagaagatgctttACAAACATTGTACGATTTCCTGACATCTAGAAAGATCAGAGGAGCAGAACCAACAGAGCTCGAATCGATTGGTATGCTATTTGCAGAGTTGGGCACGGAGCAGCAGAATGGAAAGTTGGTCAAGGATGGTCTACACCAGTTCAAGAAGGCGGTTCAAGTTAGTGACGATGGTTTGAAGATCTTGGAGAAAGTGGTGAGGCATTTTCTCGAGTTGGCAGAGGCACAGTTGACCAAAGTTGAGAAATCCGCAGGTGCGGTGGTTGAAGCAGAGGAGCAGAAGACTGCAGAGGCAGCAGCTGCTGCCCAAAAGGTGTTGGATACCTacgaagatgatgaggaaaacgaggaagatgaagatggtgAAGGTGCAGCACACTTTTCGATCTCTCCAGAGGATATTTTGATGTCAGCAGTGTCGACAGACGACACGGCAGACCGGTCCAACAGGCAGCTCGTCGTTCCATGGATCAGGTTCTTGTGGGAGTGCTACCGGACCACCTTGGACTTGTTGAGAAACAACTCGAAACTTGAAGTGTGCTACTGCTTTGTCTGCAGCCGTGCTTTTGACTTCTGTGTCAAGTACGAGCGCCGCAGTGAGTTCCGGAGACTCTGCGAGCTGATCAGATCGCACTTGCAGTCCGTTCAGAGACCAAATGACAGATATCCACCAACGAATCCGATAGATTTGTCGAATGCAGACACTTTGCAGAGATATCTGGAGTCGAGGTTTGCACAGCTTAATGCAGCGGTCAAGTTGGAGCTCTGGCAGGAGGCATTCCGCTCTGTTGAGGATGTTCACACGTTGATGACACAGACAAAACGCCAGCCAAAACCATCCATGTTGATGAACTACTACGATGACTTGGCAAAGATCTTTGCAGTGAGTGGAGATGCACTCTTCCAGGCAGCCGCATTCCAGAAGTACTTCAGCTTGTTGCTCCAGTCGCCAATTGCCACTGACGATGAGAAGAAGCGGTACGCGTCACTCCAgcttctttctgctttgagTGTTCCTGAGGTTGGATCTGGAGCAGATGACTTCAACCGGAGGAAATTCCGCCGGCTAGCATCTTTGCTCAGCATTGGATCTGTTCCGTCAAGAGAGTCCTTGCTCAAGCAGGCCACCAACTCGCAGAGTTTGCTCTACGCAGATGACTTATTGAAAAACCTATATGTGGCATTTGAGGACAATTTCCATCCCCTAACGTTCGCACGCACCATCAAGCCGTTTTTCGAGGCTATCGAGTCCAACGCCTCGTACGGCTCGTACGTGGAGCCACTCTTGAACGTTGCAGTTGACCGGATCTTCAGGGAGGTCTCGCAGGTGTACCAGACGATAAAAGTAGACTTTTTGGTCAGATTGTGCACGTTTGAAGGCTCGTTTAAGCTCTCGAGACTCGATATCGAGAAGTTATTGCTCGAGGCCGCCCGGAAAAACGTGGTCAGCATCAAAATCGACCAGGCTGCCGACGTTATAGTGTTCAACTCGAGTCCGTTCAGCGGCTCTTTGGAAAACAGCTTGTCGCTTGGTGCAGAGAAGAATGCAGAGAGTGGAGTTCTTGAGGCTGCCATCCAGCAGACTCCGGCCGAGTTGGTGAGATTCCAGCTTTCGAACTTGGCCAAGACGCTTTCCGAGTCGGTGAAGTTGATCGATGTGGCCGAGACGAAGTCTGTGGACAGAGAGTTGAAGGAGAAGTCGTTGGAGAGAGCAAACGCGGAGTTTGAGGATGAGAGACAGAGCATTGTGCAGCGTGCCCACATACTTGAGCATAGGAAGGAAGAAttggagaagttgaagaagctgGAGGGTGAAAAAGCTGCAAAGGAGAGATTGGAGCAGCAGATTGCAGCCAGAAAGGCTGAGCAGGAGAGAGCAGAGAAGGAGGCAGAAAGAAGACAGGAGGAGAAGAGGCAGAGAGCAATTGAGttggagagaaagaaggagaagcagGAGTTGATCAAGGATGTGAACTCGAAGGGTATCATCAGTATTGACGAGAAGGATGCGGAAAAGTTGGACATGGATAAGTTGAAGGAGATGCAGTTGGAGAAGTTGGAGAAGGACAAGAAGGACACGCAGTCGAAGATGGAGAAGTTGGCCACGAGAAATGACTACTTGGTGCGTGCCGAGAGGAAGTATGAGTTGGCCTTGTTGCAGAAGAACGCCGACAAGGAGCTTGCCGAGCAGAGAGAGGAGTACGAGAGGGtcaaggagaagaagatcgagatggagaagaagaagcatgaGCATGAGGTGAGGGAAAGGGACAGATTGCAGCGCATTTCGTCCGAGTTCGCCAAGTATGCTTCTATTGCccaggaggaggagaaggcGGCCTttgagaagatgaagagggCTGCACAGGCGGAGttggagaaggagaagcagCAGAGAATCAAGGAGTTCATCGAGAAGAAGAGGTTGGAGTTCCAGGAGGAGCAgcagagaaagaaggaggaggaggacCGCTTGAAGAAGGAGCAGGAGGAGGAGTTGAGGGTCAGAGCTGCCGAGGAGCAGAGAAGAAAGGCTGCCGAGGAActaatgatgaagagagATCCTCAAAGAAGATTGTACTTGGAGCTtttggagaaggagaagaccAACTCGTTTGCAAACTTCTCcgagaagatgaagttgaGAACCTTGAAGAGGAAGTACGGCGGCCAGTGA
- the PRS2 gene encoding ribose-phosphate pyrophosphokinase yields the protein MSLRYSKNSIKIISGNSHPELAQLICNRLSAPLTNIKALELSNNEDVVLVGESIRDQDIYIVQTGCGGSEKLNDYVMELLLMIRACRTASARKITAVIPNYPYARQDRKDKSRVPISSKVMANLLQTAGCDHVITLDLHASQIQGFFSIPVDNLYAEPSVLKYIQTHFPDKENVMLVSPDVGGAKRVASLADKLDTLFALIHKEREKANVVSKMTLVGDVTGKVCILVDDMADTCGTLCKAADLLLENGAKEVMAIVTHGIFSGNAVEKLNNSHLKKIVCTNSMPLGKTLQQCPRLEVIDIAGTLAEAIRRLHNGESVSYLFNNVVY from the coding sequence ATGTCGCTACGGTATTCAAAGAATTCGATCAAGATCATCTCGGGAAATTCGCATCCCGAGCTCGCCCAGCTGATATGCAACAGGCTGAGTGCACCTTTGACAAACATTAAAGCTCTTGAGCTctcaaataatgaagatgtTGTTCTGGTGGGTGAATCGATAAGAGACCAGgatatttatatagttCAGACGGGTTGCGGTGGTTCCGAGAAGTTGAATGATTATGTCATGGAGTTGTTGCTGATGATTAGAGCTTGTCGTACAGCTTCTGCTAGAAAAATTACAGCAGTTATTCCAAACTATCCATATGCACGTCAGGACAGAAAAGACAAAAGCAGGGTGCCGATCAGCTCAAAGGTGATGGCCAACTTGTTGCAGACAGCCGGTTGCGATCACGTGATCACGCTGGACTTGCACGCCTCGCAGATTCAAGGATTTTTCAGCATTCCTGTGGATAATCTCTATGCTGAGCCAAGCGTACTTAAATACATACAGACGCATTTCCCGGATAAGGAGAATGTTATGCTTGTGTCGCCGGATGTTGGCGGTGCAAAAAGGGTTGCCTCATTGGCTGACAAGCTCGACACGTTGTTTGCGTTAATCCACaaggagagagaaaagGCAAATGTTGTCAGTAAGATGACTTTGGTTGGTGATGTTACCGGCAAGGTTTGCATTTTAGTTGATGACATGGCAGATACTTGCGGTACTCTATGCAAAGCTGctgatcttcttcttgaaaacGGTGCCAAAGAAGTCATGGCCATTGTTACCCACGGTATTTTCAGTGGTAATGctgttgaaaaattgaacaaCAGTCACCTTAAGAAGATTGTCTGCACGAATTCCATGCCATTGGGAAAAACCCTTCAACAATGTCCCAGATTGGAGGTCATAGATATAGCGGGAACTTTGGCTGAGGCTATTAGACGTTTGCATAATGGTGAATCTGTTTCGTATCTGTTCAACAACGTGGTTTACTGA
- the DPH3 gene encoding Diphthamide biosynthesis protein 3, with protein sequence MSEQLSIYDQVEIEDLTFDPDQQIFTYPCPCGDRFQITLEDMKDGEKIAVCPSCSLMVEIIFEREDLDDYIDEVE encoded by the coding sequence ATGTCCGAACAACTATCGATTTACGATCAAGTGGAAATTGAAGATCTCACATTCGATCCTGATCAGCAAATATTCACATATCCATGTCCGTGCGGAGACCGATTTCAGATTACACTAGAGGATATGAAGGACGGTGAGAAGATCGCCGTTTGCCCGTCATGCTCTTTGATGGTGGAGATTATCtttgaaagagaagatCTCGATGATTACATAGATGAAGTGGAATAA
- the RPS8A gene encoding ribosomal protein S8A, with protein sequence MGIARDSRHKRSATGAKRAQYRKKRKFELGRQPANTKIGAKRIHAVRVRGGHLKYRALRLETGNFSWASEGVSRKTRVNTVVYHPSSNELVRTNTLTKAAVVQIDATPFKQYYESHYGVALGKKGKAADDSKKSKSLQKKLAARAKFSKIEPAVSSQFGSGKLYAVISSRPGQSGRCDGYILEGEELAFYLRRLTTKK encoded by the coding sequence ATGGGTATTGCACGTGATTCTCGTCACAAGAGATCAGCTACTGGTGCCAAGAGAGCCCAgtacagaaagaagagaaagttCGAGTTGGGAAGACAGCCAGCTAACACCAAGATTGGTGCCAAGAGAATCCATGCCGTTAGAGTTAGAGGTGGCCACCTCAAGTACAGAGCTTTGAGACTTGAGACCGGTAACTTCTCATGGGCCTCAGAGGGTGTCTCCAGAAAGACGAGGGTTAACACTGTTGTCTACCATCCTTCCAGTAACGAGTTGGTCAGAACTAACACTTTGACTAAGGCTGCTGTTGTTCAGATTGATGCTACTCCATTCAAGCAGTATTACGAGTCTCACTACGGTGTTGCTTTGGGAAAGAAGGGTAAGGCTGCCGATGACTCCAAGAAGTCCAAGAGCTTGCAGAAGAAGCTTGCTGCCAGAGCTAAGTTCTCAAAGATTGAGCCAGCAGTTTCTTCTCAGTTCGGTTCCGGTAAGTTGTACGCTGTTATCTCTTCGAGACCAGGTCAGTCCGGTAGATGCGATGGTTACATTCTAGAAGGTGAAGAGTTGGCCTTCTACTTGAGAAGACTCACCACCAAGAAATAA